In Elephas maximus indicus isolate mEleMax1 chromosome 7, mEleMax1 primary haplotype, whole genome shotgun sequence, the following proteins share a genomic window:
- the LOC126080974 gene encoding phospholipase A and acyltransferase 3-like isoform X2: MSSDRPKLGDLIEIFRIGYQHWAIYVGGGYVIHLAPPSEFAGAGAASVMSALMDKAIVKKELLSVVVGRDRYRINNKHDDRYFPLPPRKIVQQAEKLVGREVVYQLTSRNCEHFVNELRYGVACSDQVSDAVATVGAVGVGLAAVGLIALLVTRNRRQQQ, translated from the exons ATGTCTTCG GATAGACCAAAGCTTGGAGACCTGATTGAGATTTTTCGCATTGGCTACCAGCACTGGGCCATCTACGTGGGAGGTGGTTATGTGATCCACCTGGCTCCTCCAA GTGAGTTTGCTGGAGCTGGTGCGGCCAGTGTCATGTCTGCCCTGATGGATAAAGCCATAGTGAAGAAGGAACTGCTGTCTGTGGTAGTTGGGCGGGACAGGTACCGGATCAATAACAAACATGATGACAGGTACTTTCCGCTACCTCCCAGAAAAATCGTTCAGCaggcagagaagctggtgggacGGGAGGTGGTCTACCAGCTGACCAGCAGGAACTGCGAGCACTTTGTGAACGAGCTGCGCTATGGAGTTGCCTGCAGTGACCAG GTCTCTGATGCAGTTGCTACAGTGGGTGCCGTGGGAGTGGGCCTGGCAGCCGTAGGCCTCATTGCGCTTCTGGTGACCAGAAACAGGCGGCAACAGCAATAA
- the LOC126080974 gene encoding phospholipase A and acyltransferase 3-like isoform X1 produces MPVSVFLLQDRPKLGDLIEIFRIGYQHWAIYVGGGYVIHLAPPSEFAGAGAASVMSALMDKAIVKKELLSVVVGRDRYRINNKHDDRYFPLPPRKIVQQAEKLVGREVVYQLTSRNCEHFVNELRYGVACSDQVSDAVATVGAVGVGLAAVGLIALLVTRNRRQQQ; encoded by the exons ATGCCTGTCTCTGTTTTTCTGTTGCAGGATAGACCAAAGCTTGGAGACCTGATTGAGATTTTTCGCATTGGCTACCAGCACTGGGCCATCTACGTGGGAGGTGGTTATGTGATCCACCTGGCTCCTCCAA GTGAGTTTGCTGGAGCTGGTGCGGCCAGTGTCATGTCTGCCCTGATGGATAAAGCCATAGTGAAGAAGGAACTGCTGTCTGTGGTAGTTGGGCGGGACAGGTACCGGATCAATAACAAACATGATGACAGGTACTTTCCGCTACCTCCCAGAAAAATCGTTCAGCaggcagagaagctggtgggacGGGAGGTGGTCTACCAGCTGACCAGCAGGAACTGCGAGCACTTTGTGAACGAGCTGCGCTATGGAGTTGCCTGCAGTGACCAG GTCTCTGATGCAGTTGCTACAGTGGGTGCCGTGGGAGTGGGCCTGGCAGCCGTAGGCCTCATTGCGCTTCTGGTGACCAGAAACAGGCGGCAACAGCAATAA